One Pseudomonas sp. HOU2 genomic window carries:
- a CDS encoding PLP-dependent aminotransferase family protein produces MPESPTLSMPFNPAGIELDRRQGLSRQLYQALRLRVLDGRLASGTRLPASRDLAAALAISRNSVVRAYDQLYAEGFIEGRVGDGTYVAQLPQSALPTKKLSTKVSTGFSTGLPTALSTNWLDLPVISSSKVIHSGAVQRLENNHLSLPPSGPPKAFRVGVPAFDLFPFEVWAKLNAAFWRKPDLQQLCYGDPAGDQRLRGLIAAYLRSSRGMQCTAEQIVITSGAQQGISLCAQLLVEPGDAVGIENPGYRAAGHAFAVAGGRLHGVPVDQDGIDCTALGQIADCRLAYVTPSHQYPTGVVMSLARRLELLAWAERSQGWIIEDDYDGEYRYSGAPLAPLAALDRQGRVLYVGTFGKVAFPALRLGYLVLPTGLVQAFARRRAVDVRHSEVSTQAVMAEFMAAGHFQRHIRRMRRAALSRRNCLLAHWPDNVEGVAGLPAVAAGLHLTVAVDNVARERELIAKAESVGVEVNGLSSYWLPDSQTPADQRAGLVLGFAAVPEVDIQGALARLRSVWCD; encoded by the coding sequence ATGCCCGAATCGCCCACGCTGTCCATGCCATTCAATCCGGCCGGTATCGAACTCGACCGCCGTCAGGGTTTGAGCCGCCAGCTCTATCAGGCGCTGCGTCTGCGCGTGCTGGACGGGCGTCTGGCCAGTGGCACGCGGCTGCCGGCCAGCCGTGATCTGGCGGCGGCGTTGGCGATTTCCCGCAACAGCGTGGTGCGCGCCTACGATCAGTTGTACGCCGAAGGCTTCATCGAAGGCCGGGTCGGGGACGGCACGTACGTCGCCCAATTGCCGCAAAGCGCATTGCCCACGAAAAAACTGTCCACAAAAGTATCCACAGGGTTTTCAACAGGCTTACCCACAGCCTTATCCACAAATTGGCTGGATTTACCTGTGATTTCATCCAGTAAAGTTATCCACAGCGGTGCTGTGCAGCGCCTGGAAAACAACCATTTATCGTTGCCCCCCAGTGGTCCGCCGAAGGCATTTCGGGTCGGTGTTCCGGCCTTCGATCTGTTCCCGTTCGAGGTCTGGGCCAAGCTCAACGCGGCTTTCTGGCGCAAACCCGATCTGCAGCAATTGTGTTACGGCGATCCGGCCGGAGATCAGCGCCTGCGTGGATTGATCGCTGCGTATTTGCGCAGCTCACGCGGCATGCAATGCACCGCTGAGCAAATTGTGATCACCAGTGGCGCGCAGCAGGGCATCAGCCTTTGTGCACAGCTGCTGGTGGAGCCGGGCGATGCGGTGGGCATCGAGAATCCGGGCTACCGCGCGGCTGGCCATGCTTTTGCGGTGGCCGGCGGCCGGTTGCACGGGGTACCTGTGGATCAGGACGGCATTGATTGCACAGCGCTGGGGCAAATTGCCGACTGCCGCCTGGCCTATGTCACACCTTCCCACCAGTACCCGACCGGCGTGGTCATGAGCCTCGCCCGTCGGCTTGAGCTGCTGGCCTGGGCCGAGCGCAGCCAGGGCTGGATCATCGAAGACGATTACGACGGCGAGTATCGTTACAGCGGCGCACCGCTGGCTCCGTTGGCAGCGCTGGATCGTCAGGGCCGGGTGCTCTACGTCGGGACGTTCGGCAAGGTCGCTTTTCCGGCGTTGCGTCTGGGCTATCTGGTATTGCCGACGGGACTGGTGCAAGCCTTCGCGCGGCGCCGTGCGGTGGACGTGCGGCATTCGGAAGTCAGTACCCAGGCAGTGATGGCCGAATTCATGGCGGCCGGACATTTTCAACGGCATATCCGGCGCATGCGGCGCGCCGCCCTGAGTCGGCGCAACTGCCTGCTGGCGCATTGGCCGGACAACGTCGAGGGCGTCGCAGGCCTGCCCGCCGTGGCTGCCGGGTTGCACCTGACGGTCGCAGTGGACAACGTTGCCCGCGAGCGTGAGCTGATCGCCAAAGCCGAAAGTGTCGGGGTCGAGGTCAATGGCCTGAGCAGCTATTGGCTACCCGACTCCCAAACCCCGGCGGATCAGCGCGCCGGTCTGGTGCTGGGATTTGCCGCCGTGCCGGAGGTCGATATCCAGGGCGCTCTGGCACGGCTCCGCAGCGTCTGGTGCGACTGA
- a CDS encoding FMN-binding negative transcriptional regulator: MYTPRAFAIDELSQLHELILASRLAILVSNGENGLQASHVPVLLHREQGPNGTLYGHLAKANPQWKDLRDGAEAMLIFAGPDAYVSPGFYPSKAEHGKVVPTWNYVAVHAYGHAETFSDGGRLLDIVSTLTDRHEAGRAQPWNVDDAPADYIDGMLKAIVGFAIPIDRLEGKRKLSQNRSAEDIAGVREGLTASPDINDQTLAHLMR; encoded by the coding sequence ATGTACACGCCCCGCGCCTTTGCCATCGACGAACTGTCGCAACTGCACGAACTGATCCTCGCCAGCCGTCTCGCGATTCTGGTGAGTAACGGTGAAAACGGTCTGCAAGCCAGCCATGTGCCGGTGCTGCTGCACCGCGAACAAGGCCCGAACGGCACGCTGTACGGGCACTTGGCCAAAGCCAATCCGCAATGGAAAGACCTGCGCGATGGCGCTGAAGCGATGCTGATATTTGCCGGCCCCGACGCCTATGTCAGCCCGGGGTTTTACCCGAGCAAGGCCGAGCACGGCAAAGTCGTGCCGACCTGGAACTACGTCGCCGTGCACGCCTACGGTCACGCCGAAACCTTCAGCGACGGCGGGCGCCTGCTCGACATCGTCAGCACGCTGACTGATCGCCATGAAGCCGGTCGCGCGCAACCGTGGAACGTCGACGACGCGCCGGCCGACTATATCGACGGCATGCTCAAGGCCATCGTCGGTTTCGCCATCCCGATCGACCGCCTCGAAGGCAAACGCAAGCTCAGCCAGAACCGCAGCGCCGAAGACATTGCCGGCGTGCGCGAAGGCCTGACTGCCAGCCCCGACATCAATGACCAGACCCTCGCCCACTTGATGCGTTAA
- a CDS encoding GNAT family N-acetyltransferase, with translation MSQIDIRPVTAGDHAAWLPLWQAYLGFYKGELPDAVTHSTWQRFLDPSEPTHAALAWADGKAVGMVHFIYHRSNWSIENSCYLQDLLVEEHARGTGVGRLLIEHVYATAKADGCCKVHWLTHETNATAIQLYERIAERPGFIQFRKAI, from the coding sequence ATGAGTCAGATCGACATCCGCCCTGTCACCGCCGGCGACCACGCCGCCTGGCTACCTTTGTGGCAAGCCTATCTGGGCTTCTACAAAGGCGAACTGCCAGACGCAGTGACCCACAGTACCTGGCAGCGCTTCCTCGACCCGAGCGAACCGACCCACGCCGCCCTCGCCTGGGCCGATGGCAAGGCAGTGGGCATGGTGCATTTCATCTACCACCGCTCGAACTGGAGCATCGAAAACTCCTGCTACCTGCAAGACTTGCTGGTCGAGGAGCACGCGCGCGGCACTGGCGTCGGTCGCCTGCTGATCGAACACGTCTACGCCACCGCCAAGGCCGATGGTTGCTGCAAGGTGCATTGGCTGACTCACGAAACCAATGCCACCGCGATCCAGCTCTACGAGCGCATCGCCGAGCGCCCGGGATTCATCCAGTTTCGCAAAGCCATTTAA
- a CDS encoding GNAT family protein, which yields MTTSLADWKGVPAPTATLLEGRFIRLERLDPARHGDDLFNALEGPGADPKLWDYLPYGPFPERSVFNDWLNNHAASSDPYFFSVIDRATGQVQGILSLMSIVPAQGRIEIGHVTFGASMQRSPKSTEAVYLLAKHAFELGYRRLEWKCNNGNARSKYAAERLGFSFEGVFRQHMVVKGQNRDTAWYSILDSEWPAIAVGFEQWLSDANQTPTGQVKGLVECRS from the coding sequence ATGACCACTTCACTTGCCGACTGGAAAGGCGTCCCCGCCCCCACCGCGACCTTGCTCGAAGGCCGTTTCATCCGTCTGGAACGACTCGATCCGGCACGCCACGGCGACGATCTGTTCAATGCCCTCGAAGGCCCCGGCGCCGACCCGAAGCTCTGGGATTACTTGCCCTATGGGCCGTTCCCCGAGCGCAGCGTTTTCAATGACTGGCTGAACAATCATGCGGCCAGCAGCGATCCATATTTCTTCAGCGTGATCGACCGCGCCACAGGCCAGGTGCAAGGCATCCTCAGCCTGATGTCGATCGTCCCGGCGCAAGGCCGCATCGAGATCGGCCACGTGACCTTCGGCGCGTCGATGCAACGCTCGCCGAAGAGCACCGAAGCCGTTTATCTACTGGCTAAACACGCTTTCGAGCTGGGCTACCGGCGCCTGGAGTGGAAGTGCAACAACGGCAACGCCCGCTCCAAATACGCCGCCGAACGCCTGGGCTTCAGCTTCGAAGGCGTGTTCCGCCAGCACATGGTGGTCAAAGGGCAGAACCGCGATACCGCGTGGTATTCGATCCTGGATTCGGAGTGGCCGGCGATTGCGGTAGGGTTCGAGCAGTGGTTGAGCGATGCCAACCAGACGCCGACCGGGCAGGTGAAAGGTTTGGTCGAGTGCCGTTCCTGA
- a CDS encoding helix-turn-helix transcriptional regulator, with translation MSMTVAERTMLIESIQEALTQGTLEIGEAVRRLRVEVTGLHQAQFAKMCKISVRTLVHIEHGEGNQTLKSLNAVFGPFGMKMGVVKIRRDIG, from the coding sequence ATGAGCATGACGGTTGCCGAGCGCACAATGCTCATCGAAAGCATTCAGGAGGCGCTGACTCAAGGGACACTGGAGATCGGCGAAGCCGTTCGCCGTTTGCGGGTGGAAGTCACCGGGCTGCATCAAGCCCAGTTCGCGAAGATGTGCAAAATCTCGGTCCGCACGCTGGTGCATATCGAGCATGGTGAAGGTAACCAGACGCTGAAGTCGCTGAACGCGGTATTTGGTCCGTTCGGGATGAAGATGGGTGTCGTAAAAATCCGCCGTGACATTGGTTGA
- a CDS encoding HipA domain-containing protein, giving the protein MYQLTLQIYTASEWHDAMVLSFDDPEKGFESRCSFGYEAAYLVENIDAIGSPFSQAVSALYPLDWEGRRSGTPSFVHDIAPAGAAKRFLLARLGQEKPADINADLYLLGRSTPAPIGNMRIKESAEAVDERKPIGFKREDVIHRDNRFLEYAYELGAAIGGATGAGGEAPKLLLAENKAGLLYPDAVLGDEEVRQHWFVKFSRNWGGLTDQDILRSEFHYYRALQKLGIETIAVEGLALEEANKPSLWMQRFDRRVDDGCVSRLAVESIYSLAQVTIPGSAMNHMEVIRMLAGLWRKAGQASQVPDLVADYLRRDLINKILGNSDNHGRNTAIIRQANTFRLAPIYDLAPMVMDDEGVTRTTKWPKELERAGDVDWLGVCRALADIVEPDEPMAALSDAPVLFERLREDARHLAALPDILTASGLPDRTMNHPGVHLKNLEQRLKEWDLK; this is encoded by the coding sequence ATGTACCAGCTGACATTGCAAATATATACGGCCAGTGAATGGCACGACGCCATGGTGCTGAGCTTCGATGATCCCGAAAAGGGTTTTGAAAGTCGCTGCAGTTTTGGTTACGAAGCGGCATACCTTGTCGAAAATATTGACGCCATAGGGTCGCCGTTTTCGCAGGCAGTCAGTGCGCTGTACCCTCTGGACTGGGAAGGTCGGCGCTCCGGCACGCCATCCTTTGTGCACGACATCGCTCCTGCAGGCGCGGCCAAGAGGTTTTTGCTTGCGCGACTGGGGCAAGAAAAGCCGGCCGATATCAATGCCGATCTATATCTGCTTGGCCGTAGCACTCCCGCTCCTATCGGCAACATGCGAATCAAAGAGTCGGCCGAGGCCGTAGATGAGCGTAAGCCCATCGGATTCAAGCGTGAGGATGTCATTCATCGCGATAACCGTTTTCTTGAATACGCCTACGAACTGGGTGCGGCGATTGGCGGTGCTACGGGCGCTGGTGGCGAAGCACCGAAGCTGTTGTTGGCCGAGAACAAGGCCGGTCTTCTGTACCCCGATGCAGTATTGGGCGACGAAGAAGTCCGACAGCACTGGTTTGTGAAGTTTTCCAGAAACTGGGGAGGTCTGACTGATCAGGACATCCTGCGAAGCGAATTTCATTACTACAGGGCGCTTCAGAAACTGGGTATCGAAACGATCGCGGTCGAGGGCCTGGCACTGGAAGAGGCGAACAAGCCGAGTTTGTGGATGCAGCGCTTTGATCGCAGAGTGGATGACGGATGCGTGTCGCGTCTTGCCGTCGAGTCGATCTATTCCCTGGCCCAAGTGACGATACCGGGAAGCGCGATGAATCATATGGAGGTTATCCGCATGCTGGCCGGGCTCTGGCGTAAAGCGGGGCAGGCAAGTCAGGTACCTGATCTTGTAGCTGATTACTTGCGTAGGGACTTGATCAACAAGATCCTCGGCAACTCGGATAACCATGGTCGAAACACCGCAATTATCCGTCAGGCAAATACATTTCGCCTCGCACCGATTTACGACCTGGCCCCCATGGTCATGGACGACGAAGGTGTGACCCGTACGACCAAATGGCCCAAGGAGCTGGAGAGGGCGGGAGACGTCGACTGGCTGGGAGTTTGCCGCGCATTGGCGGATATCGTCGAACCGGACGAGCCAATGGCGGCGCTATCTGATGCGCCCGTCCTTTTCGAACGGCTGCGCGAAGACGCACGACACCTGGCAGCGCTGCCGGACATTCTGACTGCCAGCGGTTTGCCTGACAGAACTATGAACCATCCGGGCGTTCATCTGAAAAATCTGGAGCAGCGTTTGAAAGAGTGGGATCTGAAATGA
- a CDS encoding autotransporter domain-containing protein, whose product MTFPPQRLSLAAVLLITAGTAHGKTVQIDSATTASQTLGGSDTLTISAPGSITGSGKAVSLKDQTSGAGVVIDNAGKIVSTGGRAIDSSGDETKARNYTIYNRSGGQILGANDALRIDSNFVSGSLLIDNSGVIRSTTGQGLDLDALRSDGVRTTIINRAGGLIRGDASDGMKTGANATITNYGEISTGDSHNADEKFDGIDIDSASGVSVTNYGVISGGRHGITTDLGATLVNYGQITGRNGSGFGSDGDGTVINHGTITGAYSGLQANGDGDGVDIDKIAHIENYGTIQGVGAGGVDKGGFANGSEGIALGGGHILNANGALISGANSAILVDDGSGGSGLAATTLENYGTIQGLDGFGVTFVGEFADTVINGGTISGSNGLALDLGGGNDSLTLRNGSRFVGVVDGGSGYDRVVMDDVAGGSFGASRDFEWLEVRQGAWTLTGNGDFSDGGAVRNGATLINQGGIAGNLTVDAGGVYAGGGSVGSLNVNGTLRTDTSLGRASIVHDLNMGSGSTLAYGVNADGSSAPVQVGGIAFLNGATLAVNPGSGTYPWQSHYTVLQAASVNGTFGKVTSDYAFLTPTLAYTPTQVDLTYTRNDVAFSQFAATGNGGNAASSLASMGNNNALYNALLNTTQSTAGAAIEQLAGASNANLTSATLGASSQVGNSMLAAMQQMGGSPGLMVGLDQRETPVLAANGIPTEARNLNDPNARGRLWLQAIGGYGKLDGEHGNSGLEQRTKGSVLGADWALNPQWRLGVLGGYSKTDLDATGVDGNVESWHAGVYALRQSGPFSLRLGAAYSGHQGESRRTVAFNGFSDRPKGDYDADSQQAFAELGYAMGSGRLSAEPFASLGYQRYHRDRYQEKGGAAALDVDSQTQDNFSSTLGLRLAHLSSLDNGMSLTPRLAAGWKHTYGDVSSSTRQAFVVGGTAFNVDGSALDRDSLVLEAGLDVGISARHSLGLGYSGEIGSNSRNHGLIGQWQMSF is encoded by the coding sequence ATGACCTTCCCGCCGCAGCGCTTGTCCCTCGCCGCCGTTTTGCTGATTACCGCTGGCACCGCCCACGGCAAAACCGTGCAGATCGACAGCGCCACCACCGCTTCGCAAACCCTTGGCGGCAGCGACACGCTGACGATTTCGGCACCGGGCAGCATCACCGGCAGCGGCAAGGCTGTGAGCCTTAAAGACCAGACCAGCGGCGCCGGTGTGGTCATCGATAACGCGGGGAAAATCGTTTCGACCGGGGGACGGGCCATCGACAGCAGTGGTGACGAAACCAAGGCGCGTAATTACACCATCTACAACCGCAGCGGCGGGCAGATTCTCGGTGCCAACGACGCGCTGCGTATCGACAGCAATTTCGTCAGCGGCAGCCTGTTGATCGACAACAGCGGCGTGATTCGCTCCACCACCGGCCAGGGTCTGGACCTCGATGCCCTGCGCAGCGACGGGGTCAGGACCACCATCATCAACCGTGCGGGCGGGCTGATTCGCGGCGATGCCAGCGACGGCATGAAGACCGGCGCCAACGCGACCATCACCAACTACGGCGAAATCTCCACCGGTGACTCGCACAACGCCGACGAGAAATTCGACGGTATCGACATCGACTCGGCCAGCGGTGTCAGCGTGACCAACTACGGAGTGATTTCCGGCGGCCGCCATGGCATCACCACCGACCTGGGGGCGACGCTGGTCAACTATGGGCAAATCACCGGGCGCAACGGTTCCGGGTTCGGCTCCGACGGCGACGGCACGGTGATCAACCACGGCACCATTACCGGCGCCTACTCTGGGCTGCAAGCGAACGGTGATGGCGATGGCGTGGACATCGACAAGATCGCTCACATCGAAAACTACGGCACCATCCAGGGCGTTGGCGCCGGGGGCGTGGACAAGGGCGGGTTCGCCAACGGCAGTGAGGGCATCGCCCTCGGCGGCGGCCATATTCTCAACGCCAATGGCGCACTGATCAGCGGCGCCAACAGCGCCATTCTGGTGGACGACGGCAGCGGCGGATCGGGGCTGGCGGCGACCACTCTGGAGAACTACGGCACCATTCAAGGCCTCGACGGCTTCGGCGTGACATTCGTCGGCGAGTTCGCCGACACCGTGATCAACGGCGGCACCATCAGTGGCAGCAACGGCCTGGCGCTCGACCTGGGCGGCGGCAATGACAGCCTGACCCTGCGCAATGGCAGCCGTTTCGTCGGCGTGGTCGATGGCGGCAGCGGTTATGACCGGGTGGTGATGGACGACGTGGCGGGCGGCAGCTTCGGTGCCAGCCGCGATTTCGAGTGGCTGGAAGTCCGGCAAGGTGCGTGGACACTCACCGGCAACGGCGATTTCAGCGACGGCGGTGCGGTGCGCAATGGCGCCACCCTGATCAATCAGGGCGGCATCGCCGGCAACCTGACGGTAGACGCCGGCGGTGTGTACGCCGGTGGCGGCTCGGTGGGCAGCCTCAACGTCAACGGTACGCTGCGTACCGACACCAGCCTCGGTCGCGCAAGCATCGTGCATGATTTGAACATGGGCAGCGGATCGACCCTTGCCTACGGCGTCAACGCCGACGGCAGCAGCGCCCCGGTGCAGGTCGGCGGCATTGCCTTTCTCAACGGTGCGACCCTGGCGGTGAATCCCGGCAGCGGCACCTATCCGTGGCAGAGCCATTACACCGTGCTGCAAGCGGCCAGCGTCAACGGCACGTTCGGCAAGGTCACCAGCGATTACGCATTCCTCACGCCTACCCTGGCCTACACCCCGACGCAGGTCGATCTGACCTACACCCGCAATGACGTAGCCTTCAGCCAATTCGCGGCAACCGGCAACGGCGGCAACGCGGCCAGCAGCCTCGCTTCAATGGGCAACAACAACGCGCTGTACAACGCCTTGCTCAACACCACCCAAAGCACCGCTGGCGCGGCGATCGAGCAACTGGCCGGCGCCAGCAATGCCAACCTGACCAGCGCCACCCTCGGCGCCAGCAGTCAAGTGGGCAACAGCATGCTTGCGGCGATGCAGCAGATGGGCGGCAGCCCGGGATTGATGGTCGGCCTCGATCAGCGCGAAACACCGGTGCTGGCGGCCAATGGCATACCGACCGAGGCGCGCAATCTGAATGATCCGAATGCGCGCGGACGCCTGTGGCTGCAAGCCATCGGCGGCTACGGCAAGCTCGACGGCGAGCATGGCAACAGTGGCCTGGAGCAACGCACCAAGGGCAGCGTGCTGGGTGCCGACTGGGCGCTGAACCCGCAATGGCGCCTCGGTGTGCTCGGTGGTTATTCGAAGACTGATCTGGACGCGACCGGTGTCGATGGCAACGTCGAGAGCTGGCACGCCGGCGTCTACGCACTGCGCCAGAGCGGCCCGTTTTCTCTGCGCCTTGGCGCGGCGTACAGCGGCCATCAGGGCGAAAGCAGACGCACCGTGGCGTTCAACGGTTTCAGTGATCGGCCCAAGGGCGATTATGACGCCGACAGCCAGCAAGCCTTCGCCGAACTCGGCTACGCCATGGGCAGCGGCCGTCTCAGCGCCGAGCCGTTCGCCAGCCTCGGCTACCAGCGCTACCACCGCGACCGTTACCAGGAAAAGGGAGGTGCCGCCGCACTGGACGTCGACAGCCAGACCCAGGACAACTTCAGCAGCACCCTCGGCCTGCGCCTGGCGCACCTGAGCAGCCTCGACAACGGCATGAGCCTGACCCCGCGCCTGGCCGCAGGCTGGAAGCACACCTACGGCGATGTCAGCAGCTCGACGCGTCAGGCATTCGTGGTCGGCGGCACGGCATTCAATGTTGATGGCAGCGCGCTGGATCGCGACAGCCTGGTACTTGAAGCAGGGCTGGATGTGGGCATTTCGGCACGACACTCCCTGGGGCTGGGCTATAGCGGCGAGATCGGCAGCAACAGCCGCAACCATGGACTGATCGGGCAGTGGCAGATGAGTTTCTGA
- a CDS encoding autotransporter outer membrane beta-barrel domain-containing protein, with protein MPGHYQLRPLQLAVAIALAIGWSNVSIAQQPEIPVVETAVEAKPKKPRKTKPKPPVESGGLSTIEEVISPSPAQTAIEPLAGSSSSNGEHRTPDQGMPVEPLHDRPLEHLANSTNAQKLAKSLEGNSVPPQQPQQPQQPQQPQQPQQPQQPQQPQEPGTLPQPVQPETPAAQSNIAISALLDASTPTASLALEQLAAGSNANLAKATLSSAAPVSTSMLSAMHQLDNRKADGSGRVWLQALGHGGTVDRDYDSALKHSTQGLVLGADWQFDEQWHVGLIGAKAQTRLDAQQFDGDLDSWHLGAYALRQDGPFALRLGASYGSHDGSGKRRVAFEGFSDRLKSRYDASTQQMFAEVGYNLGRGNVSFEPFASVGYQRYQRDGYTEKGGDAALKVQGQTRANPSSTIGLRLAKTSHLTNGMQLTPRLSASMKHTYGELDNATRQQLVKGGKSFEVIGAGMDRNLFTLDAGLDLTLSTRNTLGVGISGDAGSDSRSYGVTGQWRMEF; from the coding sequence ATGCCCGGACACTACCAGCTTCGCCCCCTCCAACTCGCCGTGGCGATTGCACTGGCAATCGGATGGAGCAACGTTTCCATCGCCCAACAACCGGAGATTCCGGTCGTCGAAACTGCAGTAGAAGCCAAGCCCAAAAAGCCGCGTAAAACAAAGCCAAAGCCGCCCGTCGAGTCGGGCGGCCTCTCCACGATTGAAGAAGTTATCAGTCCAAGTCCAGCCCAAACTGCCATCGAACCATTGGCGGGCAGCTCTTCCAGCAATGGAGAACATCGCACACCCGATCAAGGGATGCCGGTTGAGCCTTTGCATGACAGGCCTCTGGAGCATCTGGCAAACAGCACGAATGCTCAGAAACTTGCAAAAAGCCTTGAAGGAAATTCCGTTCCACCACAGCAACCGCAGCAACCGCAGCAACCGCAGCAACCGCAGCAACCGCAGCAACCGCAGCAACCGCAGCAACCGCAAGAGCCTGGGACATTGCCCCAACCAGTGCAGCCCGAAACGCCTGCCGCGCAGTCAAATATCGCCATCAGCGCCCTGCTTGACGCCAGCACACCAACGGCGAGCCTGGCACTCGAACAACTTGCCGCCGGCAGCAACGCCAACCTCGCCAAAGCCACACTGAGCAGCGCCGCTCCGGTCAGCACCAGCATGCTCTCGGCGATGCATCAGCTGGACAATCGCAAAGCTGATGGTTCCGGGCGAGTCTGGCTGCAAGCTCTGGGACATGGCGGCACGGTCGATCGTGATTACGACAGTGCCCTCAAACACTCCACCCAAGGTTTGGTCCTGGGGGCCGACTGGCAATTCGACGAACAGTGGCATGTCGGCCTGATAGGGGCGAAAGCGCAAACCCGGCTTGATGCCCAACAGTTTGACGGTGATCTCGACAGCTGGCATCTCGGCGCCTACGCGCTGCGGCAGGACGGACCGTTTGCCCTGCGCCTGGGGGCCTCGTACGGCAGTCATGACGGTAGCGGCAAACGTCGCGTTGCCTTCGAGGGTTTCAGCGACAGGCTCAAAAGCCGCTATGACGCCAGCACCCAGCAGATGTTTGCCGAAGTCGGCTACAACCTCGGTCGTGGCAACGTCAGCTTCGAACCGTTCGCCAGCGTCGGTTATCAACGCTACCAGCGTGATGGTTACACCGAGAAAGGTGGCGATGCGGCGCTCAAGGTTCAGGGGCAAACCCGGGCGAACCCGAGCAGCACCATCGGCCTACGCCTGGCGAAAACCAGTCACCTGACCAACGGCATGCAGTTGACGCCGCGCCTGAGCGCGAGCATGAAACACACCTACGGCGAGCTCGATAACGCAACGCGCCAGCAACTGGTCAAGGGTGGCAAAAGCTTCGAGGTGATCGGTGCCGGGATGGATCGCAACCTCTTTACCCTGGATGCAGGTCTGGACCTGACGCTGTCCACTCGCAACACCCTGGGCGTCGGCATCAGCGGCGACGCCGGCTCTGATAGCCGCAGCTACGGCGTGACCGGCCAGTGGCGAATGGAGTTCTGA